The genomic interval CTTTCCGCATATTTTATCGTTGACTCTACGTTGTAAAGACAAttttatgattgattatgaATAATAAACTGTTTTTTGGTTTATGTTGTACTAGAAAACTTATTGTTTTCAATTCTGTGGTCGTACAACGACGCTGGTTTCGACTAACCCCGATCTTGAGGAGTGATATTAACACTGGTTGAGTTCTCACAATTCTTCTTGACCATTAACCAAATTTAGATTTGGGTTTCATTGAATgcaagaacatacctttgcaaTGAGCTATATTGGAATGTGAttgacaaaaaatatatattagcaATCTTGATCGTTAAGCTTAAAAGCCAaactcaaagaagaaattgattTGAGCAGCTTTTTTAAAAAGTCAACAATAGGTACTCTCAAATGTGAATTCAGGTCATATCAGACACAATATAGTTGCAAGAATAAGTTATGTCCCTGGAAAGTAGGGCGGACTAAATTTTGTTCACGTCATCGACCTGCTTCATTTTCCCACCAGGAAACCACACTATTCCCATACTGTGCCCAACAACACAACAATCCACAAGCTTTCACCTTGGAAAACATGAAGACACATCAAGATTCTATACAAGTTTTGAGTTCCACACTATCACAATTCATTAGAAATAAAACCGATATTCCTTCTATCTTACACCTTTTTGCTGTTTTCATCATTCTTGAAATATGAATAGTTAACAATACAACTAAAAAACTTATATATGAAAGAGTGTCCTTATCCCATTCTCAAAGAAAAGATGCATCCAACCATTTATGATATCCTGTCATTAGCCATTAATGCTTTAGCTTGATAATACTAAGACCAATGTCATTATTTGACACGTTGCCACCACCTGTAGCGCAGACTGAGAAAATAAAACTATGAAGCAAAATCAGACCTTTTTGCATCATTAAAAAGCTATCATTAGGTTGGCCTCAGGAATTTGAACTTATTCTGAAAATATTTACTGGCTAATGGTTTAACATAAATGCTTCTTATCACACTCTGTAGCCTGAATTTTCCACTCAATCTAAGAATTAAAAAATCCACAAAGTGTAGTTTCTTTTTCCTCCTCTATGTCCCCCCGTCCCCTCTCTAGAAGAATCACAATCATCAAGAGGACAAACCATTCAAAAATTGAACACCTGAGGATTAAAATTTCACCTCTCAAGTAACACTAGAGTCCACAAAAATTCCCGAGAAAAAACATTATTGCAAGAACAAAACCACACCTGCAAGGAGACAATAGCATCCTCACTGTCTTTCATCTTCTTTTCTTGCTCTTCCATCAAAACTGGTTTGGGCTCCAAAATAAATCTGCCCACGTCATCTTAAATTTCAAACATTTATATTCCCACATGACACGGATTTATCACACATAATTCCCTCAAAACAAAAGGAACGAATGGGATTTAAAACGACTTACGTTCTGCCAACAGATTTATACGCATTGGTATCATCAGACAACTGCTTAAGCTCCTCCAAGGTCAAGTAAGCCCGCTTCTTCTCCCCCTCCTTGTTCCGCAGCTGATTCAGAACCTATATAcgtcaaataaaaaaattagcatAGTTACTTGGAATTTATGTAGATTTTGGACAGTATTTGAGTGGATTTAAAGACTAACCTGCTTCAATTTTCCGGTAGTCTCGATCATTCGACCTTGGATTTCTAGAAATGCCTATTATAATTAACAAACAGataaaattaattaacaaaTCATCAAAACCAGAAAACAAGCAGCAAATTTATGCTGATTACAGTTCGATTTGCTTCTTCGGCCATTTGAGACTTCAAATGGATTTGAATTGAAAAGTTGGAAGATCACTGACGAAAGCTGGGTGAACAGAGAAGGGTTCGATCAAACGATATATTTCTAATTAGTGTCAGCTGGGGGTGGGCTGGGCTGGGCTGAAGTGGACTAGTCCATCAATGGCTACTGGGCTGGTATTTAATGGGCCTCCGAGTATTATAGCTTTAAATGGACCAGACAAGATGATCCAACATAATTTAGAGTTGTCAATTCGGGTGGGTTGGATCGGATTGAGCAATAGTACTATTCAAAAATTGTTCAATCTaattcattcactatattgtttttcaGAAGCACCCTTAGCTGCACTCCACTTATATCCTCAgtatctgacttgagcgtcggaggggctacgccaggacaccctcgtGGCCCCTTTTAACGGTCttattcgtgatttcaggctcggGGTAATTTTGAAACATGTGTCTGGACTGGTGACACTTGCTAGAATCGGACACTAAATTTCCCGCGAACAtcaacacataataacaaaatctccctcatatataatttaaatttgaaattttaatcgtagaaaaataaagtatatttactaaattaaataaacatttatttaaaaaaaaattaaattttcgggTCAAACCCGAACCCAACCCAACCCAACCCCATCATTTTTTTCGGGTCAGCTATCGGGAACTCGAAAACCCCAAACCCAAACCTTATTCTTTCCGGGTTGAACCGTGTCGGGTTAGTAGGTCGTGTCGGATTTTGACACCCATAAAcataatggcaaaaacttgtgtgagacggtctcacgggtcgtatttgtgagacggatctcttatttgggtcactcatgaaaaagtattactttttatgctaagagtattactttttattgtgaatatgggtatggttgacccgtctcacagattgtgatccgtgagacggtctcacatgagactcactcaaacataatatcatgtcCAACTCCTATGCTTGATCGAATTTTCTCTCCAACTGAATCAAATTGCATTGTCATCTTTAATTTATCACATAAATTGTGATTTCCAAAAAAATTCTCACATATTAATTGCATTATTAATAATACAATTAACATATTAGTTTGCTTTATGAAGGACAATTGAATATACAGGAATACTATATATGTTTTTCATTTTgtatttgtatttttctttagTCTTACTTTGACTTTAATCTTTAGtcttattgaatttattttccctTATAGATTTTAAGATACTCTCCGGTATCCATTTTGTCTTTATCATTGTTAAATAATCAACTTAACAATTGAATATACAAACATTACATATGTTTTTCCCTTTGTATTTTTCTTTAGTCTTAGTTTGTCTTTAAATCtttatgattattgatttttttatctTCTAAATTAGTCTTATGGATTTTAAGATAGATTTTCGGTTTCTATTTTgtctttattattattaggatcagaaataaatttaaaagagGTTAATAAATTTATCTCAACAAATATTTGGTTGGGTTAGCaaccatgaaattttatttttgtcagTTGGGTTCTCAAAAAGTCGATCAAAATGAACTGTGTGGAAATAGACTGACTGAGACGGCTCGAAGAGATGGTTTATGAAGAAAATCGGTTGGGCTCTACTGGAtagtatttatgatatgtaaGTTGAAAGATAAATATACACAAAGTTGTttttggatgttcggagacttcaatacTCCTATGTCACCAATTCTTCTTTACATAATGATTGCgctaaaagattttgataatTACAAAGCAATTTAAAATCATCCACTTCGATATGACTTAACATTAgctaactgaaactcttagtaaatTTACTCTGAACTGATTTGAGCAGTAAGACTTCTTGCTCTCAATTACGCAAGAAAATTCTAAGAACAAATTTGATCCTTAAAATTTCAGATAATAACTTATCAACATGTGCAAGATGTCCATTTTGGTTTGTAGAAAGCTTCTCTCACAAGATATATTAAACTAATTCGACacgattaaataattaaatgtctttaactACTTATCGTAGGTGAGTTGCATACATGCTTCGTTGAATCTCCTAGTTTTTGACCTATTTGACTATAACTATCAATATGTATTTAATTTCATATGTCAATGCAAATTCTAAATCCGCCGATTGTATTACTCACTCATGTTGCAATCTATTCTTTCAACTTCATttacaatatataaaatattataaaagttAGCTAGACATCAATATTCAAGTTAAACACAATAACACAATCAAGCATAATGTAAAAGTCAAACAGTTAATTATATAAAACAAAGTTTCGGTGTATGATCCGTTTATATCctaacaaataaaatattttagctCATAAACGACATAATGAAATCTCAAAAAATAGTACAACAAGAGTTTATATCctaacaaataaaatattttagctCATGCAGTGCATATTccattttattaaatgtttatgcattatttattattattagtgtTGTTGTTTAACTGTTTCATTCCATAATCATGAcatattatttttcacttggGGAGGGGGGACTATTGTGGCTGATGTTGGGCACCATGGTAGGTCACTCGAGTAGTTTTGCAGCACCAGACAGAGGTTCTGTCCATGGAGCTCGTGAGTGATATAGGATTACTCGGTTGTCAGATGTTTGAGTCTCCAAGTAtgtttatatattatttgagtCCTTATCAGTTTTATGTCGTATTTTATTTATTGGGGAGATGCCA from Primulina eburnea isolate SZY01 chromosome 17, ASM2296580v1, whole genome shotgun sequence carries:
- the LOC140818466 gene encoding prefoldin subunit 1 isoform X1, producing MAEEANRTAFLEIQGRMIETTGKLKQVLNQLRNKEGEKKRAYLTLEELKQLSDDTNAYKSVGRTFILEPKPVLMEEQEKKMKDSEDAIVSLQTSKEYLEKQMAETENNLRELLQQDPSLARQIMAMSV
- the LOC140818466 gene encoding prefoldin subunit 1 isoform X2, which produces MAEEANRTAFLEIQGRMIETTGKLKQVLNQLRNKEGEKKRAYLTLEELKQLSDDTNAYKSVGRTFILEPKPVLMEEQEKKMKDSEDAIVSLQISKSSLDLDCGRASILSRT